From a region of the Enterobacter cancerogenus genome:
- a CDS encoding LysR family transcriptional regulator gives MDKIHAMQLFLRVAELESFSHAAETLSLPKGSVSRQIQALENQLGTQLLHRTTRRVSLTQDGMVYYERAKDLLTNLDELDGMFQHDPSSISGRLRVDMPVGVARNLVIPKLPAFLQQYPGIELELSSSDRLVDVIREGFDCVVRVGALKDSGLIARPLGKLSVINCASPDYLTRFGYPETLDDLASHAVIHYSATLGTRPQGFEFYNGSTTQWVKTGGVLTVNSTETYQAACIAGLGIIQVPRVGVRDALRARKLTEILPQYRAEPMPVSLIYPHRRNLSRRVHLFMEWLTELTKAYVD, from the coding sequence ATGGATAAAATTCACGCAATGCAGCTTTTCCTCCGCGTCGCTGAACTGGAGAGTTTTTCCCATGCGGCAGAGACGCTGAGCCTGCCGAAGGGGAGCGTTTCCCGGCAAATTCAGGCGCTGGAAAACCAGCTGGGCACGCAGCTGTTGCACCGCACCACGCGGCGCGTGAGCCTGACGCAGGACGGCATGGTCTATTACGAGCGGGCAAAAGATCTGCTCACCAATCTCGACGAACTGGACGGCATGTTCCAACACGACCCCTCAAGCATCAGCGGGCGCCTGCGCGTGGATATGCCGGTCGGCGTTGCTCGAAATTTAGTCATCCCGAAACTGCCGGCTTTTTTGCAGCAGTATCCCGGTATTGAACTGGAGCTGAGCAGCAGCGACCGCCTGGTGGATGTGATTCGGGAAGGATTCGACTGCGTGGTTCGCGTGGGTGCGCTAAAGGACTCCGGGCTTATCGCCCGCCCGCTCGGCAAACTGTCGGTGATTAACTGCGCCAGCCCGGACTATCTGACGCGTTTCGGCTATCCTGAGACGCTGGACGACCTGGCCTCGCATGCGGTCATCCACTACTCTGCGACGCTAGGCACGCGGCCGCAGGGGTTTGAGTTCTACAACGGCAGCACCACGCAGTGGGTTAAAACGGGCGGAGTACTGACGGTTAACAGCACGGAGACGTACCAGGCCGCCTGCATTGCCGGGCTGGGTATTATTCAGGTGCCTCGCGTCGGGGTGCGTGATGCGCTGCGTGCCAGGAAGCTCACGGAGATCCTTCCCCAGTATCGCGCTGAGCCAATGCCCGTTTCACTGATTTATCCCCATCGCCGCAACCTCTCCCGCCGGGTGCATCTGTTCATGGAATGGCTCACTGAACTCACAAAAGCTTACGTGGACTAG
- a CDS encoding SDR family NAD(P)-dependent oxidoreductase, whose translation MNERIALVTGGSRGLGKNAVLKLAAEGVGIILTWNSSQQEALDVVHEIEANGGKAAALQLNVGDIASFEGFAQRMQEILQTVWQRDRFDYLVNNAGTGLYAPYTETTEAQFDEALNIHFKGPFFLTQRLLPMMNDGGRILNVSSGLARFTQPGSGTYAAMKGAMEVLTRYQAKELGARGIAVNIIAPGAIETDFGGGRVRDNAGLNQQLAAQTALGRVGLPDDIGNAIVALLSDRLGWMNAQRIEVSGGMFL comes from the coding sequence ATGAACGAACGTATTGCATTAGTGACCGGCGGGAGCCGTGGACTGGGTAAAAACGCGGTGTTAAAGCTGGCCGCCGAGGGCGTGGGCATTATCCTGACGTGGAACAGCAGCCAGCAGGAAGCGCTGGACGTCGTGCATGAAATTGAAGCCAACGGCGGTAAAGCGGCAGCATTGCAACTTAACGTCGGCGATATTGCCAGTTTTGAGGGCTTCGCTCAACGCATGCAGGAGATCCTCCAGACCGTATGGCAGCGCGACAGGTTTGATTATTTAGTAAACAACGCGGGGACGGGCCTGTACGCTCCCTATACCGAGACGACGGAAGCGCAGTTTGATGAGGCGCTGAACATCCATTTTAAAGGCCCGTTCTTCCTCACCCAACGCCTGCTGCCAATGATGAACGACGGCGGGCGGATCCTGAACGTGTCGAGCGGGCTGGCCCGTTTCACCCAGCCCGGTTCCGGCACCTATGCGGCCATGAAGGGGGCGATGGAGGTATTAACCCGCTATCAGGCGAAAGAGTTGGGCGCGCGCGGTATCGCCGTCAATATCATCGCCCCCGGCGCGATTGAAACCGATTTTGGCGGCGGACGCGTGCGCGACAACGCCGGGCTTAATCAGCAGTTGGCCGCGCAAACGGCGCTGGGGCGCGTGGGCCTGCCGGACGACATTGGCAATGCCATCGTGGCGCTGCTCAGCGACAGGCTGGGCTGGATGAACGCGCAACGGATCGAAGTGTCGGGCGGGATGTTCCTGTAA
- a CDS encoding response regulator transcription factor, whose product MRVIMFDRQSIFIHGAMNSLQQLIPELNITGTRQADEFWTLLSASPSAIVMIDGNIIQDDGMALLEEIVYRFPGARVVMVLSRKDPRWVEQLMKRNVMAIVPRNARPEIFSAALGSVCAGMACMPGEWLQPQPQQELSALSDRQHDVLKLLAAGESNKEIGRSLNISAATVKAHLETVFRRLDVKNRTQAAMIYTRMTA is encoded by the coding sequence ATGCGAGTAATCATGTTTGACAGGCAGTCAATATTTATTCATGGAGCGATGAACAGTCTGCAGCAGTTAATTCCGGAATTAAATATCACAGGTACCCGTCAGGCTGATGAATTTTGGACACTTTTGTCTGCATCACCTTCCGCGATTGTCATGATTGATGGCAACATCATTCAGGATGACGGCATGGCCCTGCTTGAGGAGATCGTGTACCGCTTTCCGGGGGCGCGGGTCGTTATGGTGTTATCCAGGAAAGATCCGCGATGGGTCGAGCAGTTGATGAAGCGCAACGTCATGGCGATCGTTCCCCGCAACGCCCGCCCGGAAATCTTCAGCGCCGCGCTGGGTTCGGTCTGTGCCGGGATGGCATGCATGCCGGGAGAGTGGCTTCAGCCACAGCCGCAGCAGGAGCTGTCTGCTCTGAGCGACCGCCAGCACGACGTGCTCAAGCTGCTGGCCGCCGGGGAGTCGAATAAAGAAATTGGACGCTCGCTGAACATTAGCGCCGCGACGGTAAAAGCCCATCTGGAGACGGTTTTTCGTCGGCTGGACGTCAAAAACCGTACCCAGGCAGCGATGATCTACACCCGCATGACGGCCTGA
- a CDS encoding lysozyme, translating to MNGYSLQISLAAVELIKKQQGLSLEKYRDAQGVWVIGYGHVIRAWERFDIIITPDDADMLLENDLRICEALLRENITRPLTQRQHDTLVAWIFSLGDTPLSETALHQAVMRV from the coding sequence ATGAATGGTTACTCGCTTCAAATATCGCTTGCTGCCGTAGAGTTAATTAAAAAACAGCAGGGACTTTCCCTTGAGAAGTATCGGGATGCACAGGGTGTGTGGGTCATTGGATATGGTCACGTTATTCGCGCGTGGGAACGTTTTGACATCATCATCACGCCCGACGATGCAGACATGCTGCTGGAGAACGACCTTCGCATATGCGAGGCGCTGCTAAGGGAAAATATCACCCGGCCTTTGACCCAGCGGCAGCACGATACGCTGGTGGCATGGATATTTAGCCTGGGTGATACCCCCCTTTCAGAAACGGCGCTGCATCAGGCCGTCATGCGGGTGTAG
- a CDS encoding GNAT family N-acetyltransferase, with the protein MVGFTTSRLTCSPLQEQDWPFFLALQQHPDVMRFIAEARPEAEIRVAFDSRLTPWEPGSPHWLCLVVRDTATQTPLGVTGYIHREDDCAEVGFLFAPLAQGKGYGYESLVALRDFAFDEGKIRRLTATVTAGNLASRGLLEKAGFRLEGELRESYQLAGRWHNDWLFGLLKKDVLASHR; encoded by the coding sequence ATGGTTGGTTTTACCACATCACGCCTCACCTGCTCGCCGCTGCAGGAACAGGACTGGCCCTTTTTTCTGGCCCTGCAGCAGCACCCGGACGTGATGCGTTTTATCGCAGAAGCGCGCCCGGAGGCGGAGATCCGCGTCGCATTTGATTCCCGACTCACCCCGTGGGAACCCGGCAGCCCGCACTGGCTCTGTCTGGTGGTGCGTGATACCGCCACCCAGACGCCGCTGGGGGTGACGGGATACATTCATCGTGAAGATGATTGTGCCGAAGTGGGCTTTCTGTTCGCCCCGTTAGCGCAGGGGAAAGGCTACGGATATGAGTCGCTGGTGGCGCTGCGGGATTTCGCCTTCGATGAGGGGAAAATTCGTCGGCTGACGGCGACCGTGACGGCGGGCAACCTGGCCTCGCGGGGGCTGCTTGAAAAGGCGGGTTTCCGGCTGGAAGGTGAGCTGCGCGAGAGCTATCAGCTGGCCGGACGCTGGCATAACGACTGGCTGTTCGGTCTGCTGAAAAAGGACGTTCTCGCCAGCCATCGGTGA
- a CDS encoding STY4199 family HEPN domain-containing protein, whose protein sequence is MTLSTSHHIREQFEHCLAVIRQASVEILLLLNVHVSEGKDPRWFLELLDSARLAQGGWTGVAKQLNLNDAEMSEFTLQLRLLQQRVPQYESGQDVSENQLIAAMRFVTTLEHLRLQQPLLTYSTDLMPGSELQQQQAHKQVRAIELMIKGLIQQAWPDPTRLNNHLKTLFNADRVRRWLKMGEINDVLSGMMFSELAQMLVDKREFSRYYASLFNDPMMLTLLVEPRKTLQTFLEDIRQIRNNITVQQALSPAQIQLLDNYYSQITRPVQRAFEEGRTRINPAGLMAVDAAGLHAFWENAQKMDRITGGDLFEVRDTIEKPTQRAPRSPEQREQLISGALWGAVGVMVIAIVVGGFWLVTSSKPQQATARAAEPSPPQEMRETPSSRETLTRMGVTWDESNFRSAINRNDTRVALLFLQGGMDWKVSWTEQALSADYDDVLELLLRYHPQMVEQKPCRRFINTLSHAMSNGEPLTSMRKQFLKAFCTVPAVVKRQQHDADMAKRRALAQPDATTKKWQSIQTAIYDVIR, encoded by the coding sequence ATGACACTCAGCACATCACATCATATTCGTGAGCAGTTTGAACACTGCCTGGCGGTTATTCGTCAGGCGTCGGTGGAAATATTACTTCTCCTGAATGTGCATGTCTCTGAAGGTAAAGATCCGCGCTGGTTCCTTGAGCTGCTGGACAGCGCCCGCCTGGCCCAGGGGGGATGGACGGGCGTGGCGAAGCAGCTCAACCTGAACGACGCTGAAATGTCGGAATTTACGCTCCAGCTGCGCCTTCTGCAGCAGCGCGTTCCGCAGTACGAAAGCGGTCAGGACGTCAGCGAAAATCAGCTGATTGCCGCGATGCGCTTCGTCACCACGCTGGAGCACCTGCGCCTGCAACAGCCGCTGCTGACCTACAGTACCGACCTGATGCCCGGTAGCGAGCTGCAACAGCAGCAGGCGCACAAGCAGGTTCGGGCGATTGAGCTGATGATTAAAGGGCTGATCCAGCAGGCGTGGCCCGATCCGACCCGGCTGAACAATCATCTTAAAACCCTGTTCAACGCCGACCGCGTGCGCCGCTGGCTGAAAATGGGGGAAATTAACGACGTCCTGAGCGGCATGATGTTCAGCGAACTGGCGCAAATGCTGGTGGATAAACGCGAATTTAGCCGCTATTACGCGTCATTGTTTAACGACCCGATGATGCTGACCTTGCTGGTCGAGCCGCGTAAAACCCTGCAAACCTTCCTCGAAGATATTCGGCAAATCCGCAATAACATTACGGTACAGCAGGCGCTGAGCCCGGCGCAAATTCAGCTGCTGGATAACTACTATTCCCAGATTACCCGCCCCGTACAGCGCGCGTTTGAAGAGGGGAGAACCCGTATCAACCCGGCAGGGCTGATGGCGGTGGATGCCGCCGGGCTGCATGCCTTCTGGGAAAATGCGCAGAAGATGGACCGTATCACCGGCGGCGATCTCTTTGAAGTGCGCGATACCATTGAAAAACCGACCCAGCGCGCGCCGCGTTCGCCTGAACAGCGCGAGCAGCTTATCTCGGGCGCGCTGTGGGGCGCCGTGGGGGTGATGGTGATAGCCATTGTCGTCGGAGGATTTTGGCTGGTCACCAGCAGCAAACCTCAGCAGGCCACGGCACGCGCCGCTGAGCCGTCCCCGCCGCAGGAAATGCGCGAAACCCCGTCCTCGCGCGAGACGCTGACGCGGATGGGCGTCACCTGGGACGAGAGTAACTTCCGTTCCGCCATCAACCGTAACGATACCCGCGTTGCGCTGCTGTTCCTGCAGGGCGGGATGGACTGGAAGGTGTCGTGGACAGAGCAGGCGCTGTCAGCGGATTATGATGACGTGCTGGAGCTGTTGCTGCGCTATCACCCGCAGATGGTCGAGCAGAAGCCGTGCCGCCGCTTTATCAACACGCTTAGCCACGCTATGTCGAACGGTGAACCACTGACATCAATGCGTAAGCAATTTTTAAAAGCGTTCTGCACCGTCCCGGCGGTGGTGAAGCGCCAGCAGCACGACGCGGACATGGCGAAGCGCCGGGCGCTGGCACAACCGGATGCGACAACGAAAAAATGGCAGTCTATTCAGACCGCCATTTATGATGTGATTCGCTAG
- a CDS encoding alpha,alpha-trehalase — MFNQKLQIVEDIEFDIAEELRYETDPCELKLDEMIEAEPEPEMIEGLPASDALTPADRYLELFEHVQSSRLFADSKTFPDCAPKMDPLDILIRYRKVRRHRDFDLARFVENHFWMPEDYSKEYISDPGLSLKEHIDNLWPVLTREPQDHIPWSSLLALPQAYIVPGGRFSETYYWDSYFSMLGLAESGRNDLLKCMADNFAWLIERYGHIPNGNRTYYLSRSQPPVFALMVELFEEDGVRGAKRYLDHLKMEYAFWMDGAESLLLNQAYRSAVRMPDGSLLNRYWDDRDTPRDESWIEDVETARHSGRPPNEVYRDLRAGAASGWDYSSRWLRDPGRLASIRTTQFIPIDLNAFLFKLESAIANISASKGDKETAEQFRQKASDRRAAVNRYLWDEENGCYRDYDWRREEMALFSAASIVPLYVGMATHEQAERLSDTVKARLLTPGGIMATEYETGEQWDKPNGWAPLQWMAIQGFKQYGNDSLGDEIAWSWLQTVNVFYKTHHKMIEKYHIASSTPREGGGGEYPLQDGFGWTNGVVRRLIGLYGEP; from the coding sequence ATGTTCAACCAGAAACTACAGATTGTTGAGGATATCGAGTTCGACATTGCAGAAGAGCTGCGCTACGAAACCGATCCCTGTGAGTTAAAACTGGATGAGATGATCGAGGCAGAGCCGGAACCGGAAATGATTGAAGGGCTGCCGGCGTCCGATGCCCTGACGCCCGCAGACCGCTACCTTGAACTGTTTGAACACGTCCAGTCGTCGCGACTGTTTGCGGACAGCAAAACCTTCCCTGACTGCGCGCCCAAAATGGATCCGCTGGATATTCTGATCCGCTACCGTAAGGTGCGTCGCCATCGTGATTTTGACCTGGCGCGGTTCGTGGAAAATCATTTCTGGATGCCGGAGGACTACAGCAAAGAGTATATTTCGGACCCCGGCCTGTCCCTGAAAGAGCACATTGATAACCTGTGGCCGGTGCTGACGCGCGAGCCGCAGGATCACATTCCCTGGTCATCGCTGCTGGCGCTGCCCCAGGCCTATATCGTGCCCGGCGGACGCTTCAGCGAGACCTACTACTGGGACTCCTATTTCTCCATGCTGGGTCTGGCGGAGAGTGGCCGTAACGACCTGCTGAAATGCATGGCGGATAACTTCGCCTGGCTGATTGAACGTTACGGGCATATTCCCAACGGCAACCGTACCTACTACCTCAGCCGCTCTCAGCCACCGGTGTTTGCGCTGATGGTGGAGCTGTTCGAAGAGGATGGCGTGCGCGGTGCAAAGCGTTATCTTGATCACCTGAAAATGGAATATGCCTTCTGGATGGACGGCGCGGAGTCGCTGCTGCTCAACCAGGCCTATCGCAGCGCGGTGCGTATGCCGGACGGCTCGTTGCTGAACCGCTACTGGGACGACCGTGACACGCCGCGTGACGAATCCTGGATTGAGGATGTGGAAACGGCCCGTCATTCTGGCCGTCCGCCGAATGAAGTCTATCGTGACCTGCGCGCGGGCGCGGCCTCCGGCTGGGACTACTCCTCCCGCTGGCTGCGGGATCCGGGTCGGCTTGCCAGCATCCGGACCACCCAGTTTATCCCGATCGATTTGAACGCTTTCCTGTTCAAACTGGAAAGCGCGATCGCCAATATTTCGGCATCGAAAGGGGATAAAGAGACCGCCGAACAGTTCCGCCAGAAGGCCAGCGACCGCCGTGCCGCGGTGAACCGCTATCTGTGGGATGAAGAAAACGGCTGTTATCGCGATTACGACTGGCGACGCGAGGAGATGGCGCTGTTCTCTGCGGCAAGCATTGTGCCGCTTTACGTCGGGATGGCCACGCACGAGCAGGCCGAGCGGCTGTCGGACACGGTGAAAGCGCGCCTGCTGACTCCGGGCGGCATTATGGCAACCGAGTATGAGACCGGCGAGCAGTGGGATAAGCCGAATGGCTGGGCACCGCTGCAGTGGATGGCGATCCAGGGCTTCAAACAGTACGGCAATGATTCGCTGGGCGATGAGATTGCGTGGAGCTGGCTGCAGACGGTCAACGTCTTCTACAAAACGCATCACAAGATGATTGAGAAGTACCACATCGCCAGCAGCACCCCGCGCGAAGGTGGCGGGGGGGAATATCCTCTGCAGGACGGATTCGGCTGGACCAACGGCGTGGTGCGCCGATTGATTGGGTTGTACGGAGAGCCGTGA
- the gorA gene encoding glutathione-disulfide reductase — protein sequence MTKHYDYIAIGGGSGGIASINRAAMYGQKCALIEAKALGGTCVNVGCVPKKVMWHAAQIREAIHMYGPDYGFDTTLNSFDWDKLIASRTAYIDRIHTSYDNVLGKNNVDVIRGFARFVDAKTIEVNGETITADHILIATGGRPSHPDIPGAEYGIDSDGFFELPALPKRVAVVGAGYIAVELAGVINGLGAEAHLFVRKHAPLRSFDPLIVETLVEVMNAEGPALHTHAIPKAVVKNDDGSLTLTLEDGRSQTVDCLIWAIGREPANDTFNLAVTGVKTDEKGYIVVDKFQNTSVPGIYAVGDNTGAVELTPVAVAAGRRLSERLFNNKPDEHLDYSNIPTVVFSHPPIGTVGLTEPQAREQYGDDQVKVYKSSFTAMYTAVTSHRQPCRMKLVCVGADEKIVGIHGIGFGMDEILQGFAVALKMGATKKDFDNTVAIHPTAAEEFVTMR from the coding sequence ATGACTAAGCATTATGACTACATCGCAATCGGCGGCGGCAGCGGCGGCATCGCCTCGATCAACCGTGCGGCCATGTACGGCCAGAAGTGTGCGCTGATTGAAGCCAAAGCGCTGGGCGGCACCTGCGTGAACGTGGGCTGTGTACCGAAAAAAGTGATGTGGCATGCGGCGCAAATCCGTGAAGCTATCCATATGTATGGCCCGGACTACGGCTTCGATACCACCCTCAATAGCTTTGACTGGGACAAGCTGATCGCCAGCCGTACCGCTTACATCGACCGGATCCATACCTCGTACGATAACGTGCTGGGCAAGAACAACGTCGACGTGATCCGCGGTTTCGCCCGTTTCGTCGATGCGAAAACGATCGAAGTGAACGGCGAGACGATCACCGCCGATCATATCCTGATCGCCACCGGCGGCCGTCCGAGCCACCCGGACATTCCGGGCGCGGAATACGGCATTGATTCTGACGGCTTCTTCGAGCTGCCTGCCCTGCCAAAACGCGTTGCGGTGGTCGGCGCGGGGTATATCGCGGTTGAGCTGGCGGGCGTGATCAACGGCCTGGGCGCTGAAGCGCATCTGTTCGTCCGTAAACACGCGCCGCTGCGCAGCTTTGACCCGCTGATCGTCGAAACGCTGGTGGAAGTGATGAACGCCGAAGGTCCAGCGCTGCATACCCATGCCATACCGAAAGCCGTGGTGAAAAATGACGACGGCAGCCTGACCCTGACGCTGGAAGACGGCCGCAGCCAGACCGTGGACTGCCTGATCTGGGCGATTGGTCGCGAACCGGCGAACGATACCTTTAACCTGGCGGTTACCGGCGTGAAAACCGATGAAAAAGGTTACATCGTCGTCGATAAATTCCAGAACACCAGCGTACCGGGCATTTATGCGGTAGGCGACAACACCGGTGCGGTTGAACTGACGCCGGTTGCCGTGGCAGCAGGCCGCCGTCTCTCCGAGCGTCTGTTTAACAACAAGCCGGACGAGCATCTGGACTACAGCAACATCCCGACCGTGGTCTTCAGCCACCCGCCAATTGGCACCGTGGGCTTAACCGAACCGCAGGCGCGCGAGCAGTATGGCGATGACCAGGTGAAAGTGTATAAATCGTCCTTTACGGCGATGTACACCGCCGTTACCTCTCACCGTCAACCGTGCCGCATGAAGCTGGTCTGCGTTGGCGCGGACGAGAAGATTGTCGGTATTCACGGCATTGGCTTTGGTATGGACGAGATCCTGCAGGGCTTTGCGGTGGCGCTGAAAATGGGCGCAACGAAGAAAGATTTCGACAACACCGTGGCAATCCACCCGACGGCAGCGGAAGAGTTTGTCACCATGCGCTGA
- a CDS encoding 23S rRNA (adenine(2030)-N(6))-methyltransferase RlmJ: protein MLSYRHSFHAGNHADVLKHTVQSLIIESLKEKDKPFLYLDTHAGAGRYQLSGEHAERTGEYLEGIARVWQQDDLPAELEPYIGVVNHFNRSGQLRYYPGSPLIARQLLREQDSIQLTELHPSDFPLLRAEFQKDNRARVDKADGYQQLKAKLPPVSRRGLVLIDPPYEIKTDYQAVVTGIHEGYKRFATGTYALWYPVVLRAQIKRMIKDLEATGIRKILQIELAVRPDSDQRGMTASGMIVINPPWKLEAQMNNVLPWLHKTLVPAGTGHATVSWIVPE from the coding sequence ATGCTCAGTTATCGCCACAGCTTTCACGCAGGCAACCACGCCGACGTTCTTAAACATACCGTTCAGAGCCTGATCATCGAGTCGCTCAAAGAGAAAGATAAGCCGTTTCTCTATCTGGACACCCACGCCGGCGCGGGCCGTTATCAGCTGAGCGGCGAGCACGCCGAGCGTACCGGTGAATATCTGGAAGGCATTGCCCGCGTCTGGCAGCAGGACGATTTGCCCGCCGAGCTGGAGCCATACATCGGCGTGGTGAATCACTTCAACCGCAGCGGCCAGCTGCGTTACTACCCGGGTTCACCGCTGATTGCCCGCCAGCTGCTGCGCGAGCAGGACAGCATTCAACTGACCGAGCTGCACCCGAGCGACTTCCCGCTGCTGCGCGCTGAATTTCAGAAAGATAACCGCGCCCGCGTCGATAAAGCCGATGGCTACCAGCAGCTGAAAGCCAAATTGCCACCGGTTTCGCGCCGTGGTCTGGTGCTGATCGACCCGCCGTACGAAATTAAAACCGACTATCAGGCGGTGGTGACCGGCATTCACGAAGGCTATAAACGCTTTGCGACCGGCACCTACGCCCTGTGGTACCCGGTGGTGCTGCGCGCGCAAATCAAGCGCATGATTAAAGATCTGGAAGCTACCGGCATCCGCAAAATCCTGCAGATTGAGCTGGCGGTGCGCCCGGACAGCGACCAGCGCGGCATGACCGCCTCCGGCATGATTGTAATTAACCCGCCGTGGAAGCTCGAAGCGCAAATGAACAACGTGCTGCCCTGGCTGCACAAAACGCTGGTGCCCGCGGGTACAGGCCACGCCACCGTCAGCTGGATCGTGCCTGAGTAA
- the prlC gene encoding oligopeptidase A yields MTNPLLTPFSLPPFSKILPEHVVPAVTQSLENCRAAVESVVAQGAPYTWENLCQPLAEVDDVLGRIFSPVSHLNSVKNSPELREAYEQTLPLLSEYSTWVGQHEGLYKAYRDLRDGDHYASLNTAQKKSVDNALRDFELSGIGLPKEKQKRYGEIAARLSELGNQYSNNVLDATMGWTKLITDEAELAGMPESALAAAKAQAEAKEQDGFLLTLDIPSYLPVMTYCDNQALREEMYRAYSTRASDQGPNAGKWDNSPVMAEILALRHELAQLLGFENYADKSLATKMAENPQQVLDFLTDLAKRARPQGEKELAQLRAFARAEFGVDELQPWDIAYYSEKQKQHLYSISDEQLRPYFPENKAVNGLFEVVQRIYGITAKERKDIDVWHPDVRFFELYDEKNELRGSFYLDLYARENKRGGAWMDDCVGQMRKADGTLQKPVAYLTCNFNRPVSGKPALFTHDEVITLFHEFGHGLHHMLTRIETAGVAGISGVPWDAVELPSQFMENWCWEPDALAFISGHYETGEPLPKELLDKMLAAKNYQAAMFILRQLEFGLFDFRLHAEFSPEQGAKILETLAEIKKQVAVIPGPTWGRFPHAFSHIFAGGYAAGYYSYLWADVLAADAYSRFEEEGIFNRETGQSFLDNILTRGGSEEPMALFKRFRGREPKLDAMLEHYGIKG; encoded by the coding sequence ATGACCAATCCATTACTGACGCCTTTTTCGTTGCCACCGTTTTCTAAAATTCTGCCCGAGCATGTGGTTCCAGCCGTTACCCAATCGCTGGAAAACTGCCGCGCGGCGGTAGAGAGCGTGGTAGCGCAGGGCGCGCCGTACACCTGGGAAAATCTGTGTCAGCCGCTGGCCGAAGTGGACGACGTGCTGGGACGTATTTTCTCCCCGGTCAGCCACCTGAACTCGGTGAAAAACAGCCCGGAACTGCGCGAAGCCTATGAACAAACCCTGCCGCTGCTCTCGGAGTACAGCACCTGGGTTGGTCAGCACGAAGGACTGTACAAAGCGTACCGCGACCTGCGCGACGGCGATCATTACGCATCGCTCAATACCGCGCAGAAAAAATCGGTTGATAACGCGCTGCGTGATTTCGAGCTATCCGGGATTGGCCTGCCAAAAGAGAAGCAGAAGCGCTACGGCGAAATCGCCGCGCGTCTGTCCGAGCTGGGCAACCAGTACAGCAACAACGTGCTCGACGCCACCATGGGCTGGACGAAGCTAATTACCGACGAAGCCGAGCTTGCGGGGATGCCGGAAAGCGCGCTGGCGGCGGCGAAAGCACAGGCCGAAGCCAAAGAGCAGGACGGTTTCCTGCTGACGCTGGATATCCCGAGCTATCTGCCGGTGATGACCTACTGCGACAACCAGGCGTTGCGTGAAGAGATGTACCGCGCCTACAGCACCCGCGCGTCCGACCAGGGGCCAAACGCGGGCAAATGGGACAACAGCCCGGTCATGGCCGAGATCCTCGCCCTGCGTCACGAGCTGGCGCAGCTGCTGGGCTTTGAAAACTATGCCGACAAGTCCCTCGCGACCAAAATGGCGGAGAACCCGCAGCAGGTGCTCGACTTCCTGACGGATCTCGCGAAACGCGCCCGTCCACAGGGTGAGAAAGAGCTGGCCCAGTTGCGCGCCTTCGCGAGGGCCGAGTTTGGCGTAGACGAACTGCAGCCGTGGGACATCGCTTACTACAGTGAAAAACAGAAACAGCACCTTTACAGCATCAGCGACGAGCAGCTGCGCCCGTACTTCCCGGAAAACAAAGCCGTAAACGGCCTGTTCGAAGTGGTGCAACGCATCTACGGCATCACCGCCAAAGAGCGTAAAGATATCGACGTCTGGCATCCGGACGTGCGTTTCTTCGAACTGTATGACGAGAAAAACGAACTGCGCGGCAGTTTCTACCTGGACCTTTACGCGCGTGAGAACAAGCGCGGCGGGGCGTGGATGGATGACTGCGTGGGCCAGATGCGTAAAGCGGACGGTACTCTGCAAAAGCCGGTTGCCTACCTGACCTGTAACTTCAACCGTCCGGTGAGCGGCAAACCTGCGCTGTTTACCCACGACGAAGTGATCACCCTGTTCCACGAGTTCGGCCACGGTCTGCACCACATGCTGACCCGCATCGAAACCGCGGGCGTTGCCGGTATCAGCGGTGTACCGTGGGATGCGGTCGAGCTGCCGAGCCAGTTTATGGAAAACTGGTGCTGGGAGCCGGACGCGCTGGCGTTTATCTCCGGCCACTATGAGACCGGCGAACCGCTGCCAAAAGAACTGCTGGATAAAATGCTGGCGGCGAAAAACTACCAGGCGGCAATGTTTATTCTGCGCCAGCTGGAGTTCGGCCTGTTCGACTTCCGCCTGCACGCCGAGTTCAGCCCGGAGCAAGGGGCGAAAATCCTTGAAACGCTGGCCGAAATTAAGAAACAGGTCGCCGTTATTCCGGGGCCAACCTGGGGCCGCTTCCCGCACGCGTTCAGCCACATCTTTGCGGGCGGCTACGCGGCGGGTTACTACAGTTACCTGTGGGCTGACGTGCTGGCTGCAGACGCATACTCTCGCTTCGAAGAGGAAGGCATTTTCAACCGCGAAACCGGTCAGTCGTTCCTCGATAACATCCTGACGCGCGGCGGGTCTGAAGAGCCGATGGCGCTGTTCAAACGCTTCCGTGGCCGTGAGCCGAAGCTGGATGCCATGCTGGAGCATTACGGGATCAAAGGCTGA